The following coding sequences are from one Gigantopelta aegis isolate Gae_Host chromosome 15, Gae_host_genome, whole genome shotgun sequence window:
- the LOC121389786 gene encoding chondroitin sulfate synthase 1-like: protein MLTLPRNKSFAMLKYINDHYISEFEWFMRVDDDVFIKPDRLEVFLRSVDSSRRLYLGQPGLGVPAERGKLGLRDDSFFFCMGGTGIVFTRDTLRLTAQGFESCLRHTYSQHEDTELGRCVDELVGVSCSVAYEFSKLFYQNRADRNGSFGGELDKNAVLSLTLHPVKQSEHVYRLQNVFNVRRLLRLKETISRLENTIVTIDNKLSKIMHKKPKGKSQRRLHKRSAKPRITNNGTDDIWNIIRSGLIHARTHPYQNPYETIERRGRQLRINETLSGLKKLLPNSECDKPVFYYEKISPNVGVEHVVVTGNQSSYKPYVAMQRFQRPEVIEIQTENKIRDIVVYMILPVYRRPKQFANFLTSLYTAAYQYRGKIHLRVVVYKDINREYLLCLNRFNAFKGLSVNLTSELFLLSGQYSKVRAMNRAVQGLPLDSLILFMDVDMIFTAGFLDKVILNTKRGKEAFFPVSFSLYDPKIACRGKPGCRFEKDSFEIHQDRGTWRHFGFGIVGIYKDDFLRVGGWDSSIVGWGKEDTLFYQQCFSYGFPVFRSIELGLVHVHHVKYCDVSLPNDQYKMCLMSRAQMYASQTVLANIAFHMMSDVRVTDRVG, encoded by the exons ATGCTTACCCTTCCTCGGAACAAGTCGTTCGCGATGTTGAAGTACATAAACGATCATTACATCAGCGAGTTCGAGTGGTTCATGAGAGTCGACGATGACGTGTTTATCAAGCCCGACCGCCTGGAGGTATTCCTCCGCTCTGTAGATAGTTCCAGACGTCTCTATTTGGGTCAGCCGGGGCTTGGCGTCCCGGCAGAGCGAGGAAAGCTCGGGTTACGtgatgacagtttcttcttctGTATGGGAGGTACGGGGATAGTTTTCACGAGGGACACGTTGAGACTAACAGCCCAAGGGTTCGAGTCGTGTCTCCGGCACACCTACTCGCAACATGAAGACACTGAGCTCGGTAGATGTGTTGACGAACTTGTTGGAGTGTCATGCAGCGTCGCCTATGAG TTTTCGAAATTGTTCTATCAAAATCGAGCGGACAGAAATGGTTCATTTGGAGGTGAACTGGACAAAAACGCAGTTCTGTCATTGACCCTACATCCCGTGAAACAGTCGGAACACGTGTACAGGCTGCAAAACGTCTTTAACGTCAGACGATTGTTACGTCTTAAAGAGACAATATCTCGTCTAGAAAACACTATCGTAACCATAGACAACAAACTTTCAAAAATCATGCACAAGAAGCCAAAGGGGAAAAGTCAGAGACGATTGCACAAACGAAGTGCAAAACCAAGAATTACCAATAATGGGACAGACGATATTTGGAATATTATCCGATCTGGACTGATACATGCACGTACCCATCCGTATCAAAATCCGTACGAAACTATAGAGAGAAGGGGAAGACAATTAAGAATTAACGAAACCCTTTCGGGTTTGAAGAAGTTACTACCAAATTCAGAATGCGATAAACCCGTTTTCTATTACGAAAAAATAAGCCCGAATGTCGGGGTAGAACACGTAGTGGTGACAGGAAACCAGTCTTCGTATAAACCGTATGTGGCCATGCAGCGTTTCCAACGACCAGAAGTAATCGAAATTCAGACCGAAAATAAAATTCGAGATATCGTCGTGTATATGATACTACCAGTATATCGAAGGCCGAAACAGTTCGCCAACTTCCTGACATCGTTGTATACCGCCGCTTACCAATACCGCGGCAAGATCCATCTCAGAGTTGTCGTGTACAAAGACATTAACAGAGAGTATTTATTATGTCTGAATCGTTTTAATGCTTTCAAGGGTTTAAGCGTGAATCTGACGAGTGAACTGTTTCTGCTGTCGGGCCAGTACTCGAAGGTGAGAGCAATGAACAGAGCTGTGCAAGGTCTACCTCTAGACTCGCTGATCCTGTTCATGGACGTCGATATGATCTTCACAGCTGGCTTTCTAGACAAAGTGATTCTCAACACGAAGCGAGGCAAGGAGGCCTTCTTTCCCGTCTCCTTCTCCCTGTACGACCCGAAAATAGCCTGCCGCGGCAAACCTGGCTGTCGCTTCGAGAAAGACAGTTTCGAAATTCACCAAGATCGCGGAACGTGGCGCCATTTTGGTTTTGGCATAGTGGGAATCTACAAAGACGACTTCCTGCGCGTTGGAGGCTGGGATTCCTCGATAGTGGGCTGGGGGAAGGAGGACACTCTCTTCTACCAGCAGTGTTTCAGCTACGGGTTTCCGGTTTTCCGCTCCATTGAGCTGGGATTGGTGCACGTGCACCACGTGAAATACTGTGACGTCAGCCTGCCTAACGACCAGTACAAAATGTGTCTCATGTCCCGGGCCCAGATGTACGCGTCACAGACCGTGTTGGCTAATATCGCCTTTCACATGATGTCAGATGTACGCGTCACAGACCGTGTTGGCTAA